From Aedes albopictus strain Foshan chromosome 1, AalbF5, whole genome shotgun sequence, one genomic window encodes:
- the LOC109432949 gene encoding uncharacterized protein LOC109432949, which produces MSKISTVGSPPAVHNSDHKDKTSNPLEFPLNNDVTILQSPAPCPDGPFDWKVLKTVRSALKLGQITAAIVILALTRTRSRRNSEPLDSLAEMAFLFLAINALIGTVLSLADSILIAHPLRKAFTPVLWFRVKLWLTGLAAVAFHTLAYFVLVIALNYYGYESNIVAAAFGFFNAGLYLVDWWLDFSKRHEIVRNLENTRDFEDV; this is translated from the exons atgagcAAAATTTCTACGGTAGGATCTCCTCCTGCGGTACACAACTCCGACCACAAAGACAAAACCTCCAATCCATTGGAGTTTCCTCTGAACAATGACGTCACCATTCTGCAGAGCCCAGCGCCCTGCCCCGATGGACCGTTTGACTGGAAGGTGCTGAAGACTGTTCGTTCGGCTCTCAAGCTCGGACAGATC ACGGCTGCCATCGTAATTCTGGCGCTCACCCGAACCCGGAGCCGTCGCAATTCGGAACCGCTGGATTCTCTTGCGGAAATGGCGTTCCTATTCCTCGCCATCAATGCCCTGATAGGAACGGTGCTTTCCTTGGCCGATTCCATCTTGATAGCCCATCCTCTCCGAAAGGCATTCACTCCGGTGCTATGGTTCCGGGTGAAACTTTGGCTTACGGGATTGGCAGCAGTTGCGTTCCATACGCTGGCATATTTCGTGCTGGTTATTGCCCTCAACTACTATGGTTACGAATCCAACATAGTGGCGGCCGCTTTCGGATTTTTCAATGCCGGGCTGTATCTGGTGGATTGGTGGTTGGATTTTAGCAAACGGCATGAAATTGTTAGGAACCTGGAAAATACGAGGGATTTTGAAGATGTGTAA
- the LOC115258378 gene encoding uncharacterized protein LOC115258378 yields the protein MNKVSMTASLPIVHKSERKKLTAIQFPLFNDVIILQSPMGVSPRLFNWRALKSLQSSLKVGQILAAFLTLLFIRPRLSYHNDRYFWPDLSYFIFAFTALIGTVILLADAIFTNQPHGRAFSPLEWFRVNLWYNGLVVVGFYTQAFSVLVLALWDIRSCSFNIVAAAFGFVATVLYAVDWWINFCRRREVSEQSNNGSEGKTEQVNLLN from the exons ATGAACAAAGTATCAATGACAGCTTCACTTCCCATTGTTCACAAGTCAGAACGGAAGAAACTCACCGCAATCCAGTTTCCTCTGTTCAACGATGTTATCATTCTACAGAGTCCCATGGGCGTTTCACCCCGTCTATTCAACTGGAGAGCTCTGAAGAGTCTCCAATCGTCACTCAAAGTGGGACAAATC CTAGCGGCTTTCCTAACCCTGCTGTTCATACGCCCACGTCTATCGTACCATAATGATCGCTATTTCTGGCCGGATCTTTCCTACTTCATCTTCGCGTTCACTGCACTGATAGGCACGGTGATTCTACTGGCTGATGCAATCTTCACGAACCAGCCCCATGGTCGGGCTTTCTCGCCGTTGGAATGGTTCCGGGTGAATCTTTGGTACAACGGACTTGTGGTGGTAGGATTTTACACGCAGGCGTTCTCCGTATTGGTCTTGGCGCTGTGGGACATCCGTAGTTGCAGTTTCAACATAGTGGCAGCCGCGTTTGGATTTGTTGCCACAGTACTGTATGCTGTTGATTGGTGGATTAACTTCTGTAGAAGACGTGAGGTTTCAGAGCAGTCAAACAATGGCAGTGAGGGTAAAACAGAGCAGGTGAACTTGTTAAATTGA
- the LOC134285115 gene encoding uncharacterized protein LOC134285115: MSCIRKNTLVVDFSVLPTRPELGKIECFLEKEIKLNLADAKCIQLHNTRNCVFIEMIDNETALRYEKAHNIQRSIVCNGKPFKIPVYVDSEAVTVRVCDLPPSIPHVAVAEQMRRFGDVVSIQGERWKNYFPGVFNGVRVLQIRLKQPIPSFITISNEIATVFYPNQVKTCRWCCKPVHPQQKCLEVTNIHPAAAAAAVTHQSPSTEQKFDEADFPPISPSVEARGKRAFAESEPQPNNVATSLVQQQRTNTDGDDDDDVGNDHDDSSSSPYESCDGTNKRRLSTKRGKEKKKVCGAILGSQSDCDSNSSVILL, from the coding sequence ATGAGCTGTATTCGAAAAAATACACTCGTGGTTGATTTTAGCGTTCTTCCTACGCGACCTGAATTAGGTAAAATCGAGTGTTTCCTAGAAAAGGAAATTAAACTAAATCTCGCGGACGCAAAGTGTATTCAACTACACAACACCCGCAACTGTGTATTTATTGAGATGATAGACAACGAGACGGCGCTGCGCTATGAAAAAGCGCACAATATCCAACGGTCTATTGTGTGCAATGGCAAGCCGTTCAAGATCCCCGTGTATGTGGATAGCGAGGCTGTTACAGTTCGTGTGTGTGACCTCCCTCCATCCATACCCCATGTAGCTGTCGCGGAGCAAATGAGAAGGTTCGGTGATGTGGTATCAATACAAGGTGAACGATGGAAGAACTATTTTCCCGGTGTCTTCAACGGTGTCCGAGTGCTTCAGATAAGACTCAAACAACCCATCCCGTCGTTCATTactatcagcaatgaaattgccaCCGTATTCTATCCAAACCAGGTTAAGACATGTAGATGGTGCTGCAAACCTGTCCATCCGCAGCAGAAATGTTTGGAGGTAACTAACATACaccccgccgccgccgccgccgcggtTACTCATCAATCACCATCCACCGAGCAGAAATTCGACGAGGCTGATTTCCCACCAATCAGTCCATCGGTCGAAGCAAGAGGCAAACGTGCGTTTGCTGAAAGCGAGCCTCAACCGAACAACGTAGCTACGAGCCTAGTACAGCAGCAGAGAACAAACACcgatggtgacgacgacgacgacgttgggaACGATCACGACGATAGCTCATCTTCTCCGTACGAAAGCTGCGACGGTACAAACAAGCGGCGGCTGTCAACCAAGCGTGGAAAAGAGAAGAAGAAAGTGTGTGGTGCTATTCTGGGATCACAGAGCGACTGTGATTCCAATTCGTCTGTTattttattgtaa